A single genomic interval of Celeribacter indicus harbors:
- a CDS encoding bifunctional allantoicase/(S)-ureidoglycine aminohydrolase: MTDEYTYFAPTGGLPDQNTRARERAVFTNSYAVIPQGVMSDIVVSYLPGWTGTRAWVLARPLTGFAETFAQLIVEVSPGGGATDPEPDPMAECVIFVLAGHVELSLGGRDHALEPGSYVFVAPGDAYSVKNSGDTPATFVWVRKRYEPAPGLDLPESFVTADREKAPVEMPDTQGSWSTSRFVDPEDLRYDFHVNIVTFLPGGTIPFAETHVMEHGLYVLQGRGVYLLNQDWVEVSEGDFLWLRAFCPQACYAAGRRPFRYLLYKDVNRHPKLDLA, translated from the coding sequence ATGACCGACGAATATACCTATTTCGCCCCCACGGGGGGCCTGCCGGACCAGAACACGCGGGCGCGTGAACGGGCGGTCTTCACCAATTCCTATGCCGTCATCCCCCAAGGGGTGATGTCCGACATCGTCGTGAGCTACCTGCCCGGCTGGACAGGGACGCGCGCCTGGGTGCTCGCCCGGCCGCTCACCGGCTTCGCCGAGACCTTCGCCCAATTGATCGTCGAGGTCTCCCCCGGCGGCGGCGCGACCGACCCCGAGCCCGACCCCATGGCCGAATGCGTGATCTTCGTGCTGGCGGGGCATGTGGAACTGTCGCTCGGCGGGCGCGACCATGCGCTCGAACCGGGCAGTTACGTCTTCGTCGCGCCCGGCGACGCCTATAGCGTGAAAAACAGCGGCGACACGCCGGCGACCTTCGTCTGGGTCCGCAAGCGCTACGAACCGGCGCCGGGGCTCGACCTGCCCGAGAGCTTCGTCACCGCGGACCGGGAAAAGGCGCCCGTCGAGATGCCCGACACACAGGGCTCCTGGTCGACTTCGCGCTTCGTGGACCCCGAGGACCTGCGGTACGATTTCCACGTCAATATCGTCACCTTCCTGCCGGGCGGCACGATCCCCTTTGCCGAAACGCATGTGATGGAACACGGGCTCTACGTGCTCCAGGGGCGCGGTGTCTACCTGCTCAACCAGGACTGGGTCGAGGTGTCGGAGGGCGATTTCCTCTGGCTTCGCGCCTTCTGCCCGCAGGCCTGCTATGCCGCCGGACGCCGGCCCTTCCGCTACCTGCTCTACAAGGACGTGAACCGGCATCCGAAGCTGGACCTCGCATGA
- a CDS encoding ureidoglycolate lyase, with translation MSRTILTEPLTTTAFARYGDVLEAAGAPDRIINQGKCARYHDRARVDVAGARVGISIFHAELRALPYRLEMIERHPEGSQAFAPMSADPFLVIVSDGPDATPRAFLTDGAQAINLHRGTWHGVLTPLSGNGLFAVVDRIGETPNLEEHWFEQPWRVERGAS, from the coding sequence ATGAGCCGGACGATCCTCACCGAGCCGCTGACCACCACGGCCTTTGCCCGCTATGGCGACGTGCTCGAGGCGGCCGGCGCGCCCGACCGCATCATCAACCAGGGCAAATGCGCGCGCTACCACGACCGGGCGCGGGTGGATGTGGCGGGCGCGCGGGTCGGCATCTCGATCTTCCACGCCGAGTTGCGCGCGCTTCCCTACCGTCTCGAGATGATCGAACGTCATCCCGAGGGATCACAGGCCTTCGCCCCGATGTCGGCGGATCCGTTCCTGGTGATCGTCTCCGACGGGCCGGATGCCACCCCCCGCGCCTTCCTCACCGACGGGGCGCAGGCGATCAACCTCCACCGCGGCACCTGGCACGGCGTTCTCACCCCGCTGTCGGGCAACGGCCTCTTCGCCGTCGTGGACCGGATCGGCGAGACGCCGAACCTCGAGGAACACTGGTTCGAACAGCCCTGGAGGGTCGAACGGGGAGCATCGTGA
- a CDS encoding ABC transporter permease produces the protein MLWETVRLALLAITRNALRSFLTVLGVVIGVAAVIAMVTIGQGSSEQVTSDVESLGSDVLMLWPGNSFGGPGVSEAVAEFTLRDAEALRELSVLSAVAPVVSSPATAVYGNANSTTTVTGSNSDYLDVANWTILRGRAFSPAEESSGAAVCILGESVRQELFGNADPTGETIRIRTVSCEVIGSLEAKGAGMMGQDQDDLILMPIRAVQRRLAGSTDVSSLQLALAPGISADRGTREIEALMRERRRIQIDEVDDFRVMDMAQIASMLTSVNTVLTGLLSAVAAVSLLVGGIGIMNIMLVSVTERTREIGIRLAIGATAGQVLTQFLVEAIVLSVLGGVIGILLGFALAFAAAQFMAIPFTPSLEITGLAFVFSGLVGVVFGYFPARRAARLDPIEALRHQ, from the coding sequence ATGCTGTGGGAAACCGTGCGCCTCGCGCTTCTGGCGATCACGCGCAACGCGCTGCGCTCGTTCCTGACGGTGCTCGGCGTGGTGATCGGCGTCGCCGCGGTCATCGCCATGGTGACCATCGGGCAGGGGTCGTCGGAACAGGTGACCTCGGACGTGGAAAGCCTCGGCAGCGACGTGCTGATGCTGTGGCCGGGCAACAGTTTCGGCGGCCCCGGCGTGTCGGAGGCCGTTGCCGAATTCACCCTGCGCGACGCCGAGGCGCTGCGGGAACTCAGCGTGCTCTCGGCCGTCGCCCCCGTTGTCAGCAGCCCGGCCACCGCCGTCTACGGCAATGCCAACAGCACCACCACCGTGACCGGCAGCAACAGCGATTACCTCGATGTCGCGAACTGGACGATCCTGCGCGGGCGCGCTTTCAGCCCCGCCGAGGAAAGCTCGGGCGCGGCGGTCTGCATTCTGGGCGAGAGCGTGCGGCAGGAGCTTTTCGGCAATGCCGATCCGACCGGGGAGACGATCCGGATCAGGACCGTCTCCTGCGAGGTGATCGGTTCTCTCGAGGCCAAGGGCGCGGGCATGATGGGACAGGATCAGGACGATCTGATCCTGATGCCGATCCGCGCGGTCCAGCGGCGGCTGGCGGGCTCGACCGATGTGTCGAGCCTTCAGCTGGCGCTGGCGCCCGGCATCTCGGCGGACCGCGGCACCCGCGAGATCGAGGCGCTGATGCGCGAGCGGCGGCGGATCCAGATCGACGAGGTCGACGACTTCCGCGTCATGGATATGGCGCAGATCGCCTCGATGCTGACCTCCGTCAACACGGTGCTGACGGGGCTCTTGTCGGCGGTGGCGGCGGTGAGCCTGCTCGTGGGCGGCATCGGGATCATGAACATCATGCTGGTCTCGGTGACCGAGCGCACGCGCGAGATCGGTATCCGCCTTGCCATCGGCGCCACCGCGGGACAGGTCCTGACACAGTTCCTGGTCGAGGCCATCGTGCTGTCGGTGCTGGGCGGGGTGATCGGGATCCTGCTTGGCTTCGCCCTCGCCTTTGCGGCGGCGCAGTTCATGGCGATCCCCTTCACGCCCAGCCTCGAGATCACCGGCCTCGCCTTTGTGTTTTCAGGGCTGGTCGGTGTGGTTTTCGGCTATTTCCCGGCCCGCCGCGCCGCCCGGCTCGATCCCATCGAAGCCCTGCGGCACCAGTGA
- a CDS encoding ABC transporter ATP-binding protein, protein MADGDSSPLIVLRDVSRVYGEGEAEVRALDGVDLTIAEGEFIAIMGPSGSGKSTAMNIIGCLDRPTGGSYLFHDVEVGGLDRDQRAILRREYLGFVFQGFNLLPRSTALENVELPLIYKGVPQAERATRATSALEKVGLAGREHHRPAQLSGGQQQRVAIARAIVDNPMVLLADEPTGNLDTHRSHEIMELLAALNRDDGITVIMVTHEEEMAEYADRIVLFVDGRVQSTDYRPAEREG, encoded by the coding sequence ATGGCGGACGGGGACAGCAGCCCGCTCATCGTCCTGCGCGATGTCAGCCGCGTCTATGGTGAGGGCGAGGCCGAGGTGCGGGCGCTCGACGGCGTCGATCTGACCATTGCCGAAGGCGAGTTCATCGCCATCATGGGGCCATCGGGCTCGGGCAAATCCACGGCGATGAACATCATCGGCTGCCTCGACCGCCCGACCGGCGGCAGCTATCTGTTTCACGATGTGGAGGTGGGCGGGCTCGACCGCGACCAGCGCGCGATCCTGCGGCGCGAATATCTGGGCTTCGTCTTCCAGGGCTTCAACCTGCTGCCGCGCTCCACGGCACTGGAGAATGTCGAACTGCCGCTGATCTACAAAGGTGTGCCGCAGGCCGAGCGCGCCACGCGGGCGACATCGGCGCTGGAGAAGGTCGGGCTGGCGGGCCGGGAACACCACCGGCCTGCGCAGCTCTCCGGCGGCCAGCAGCAGCGCGTGGCCATCGCGCGGGCGATCGTCGACAATCCGATGGTGCTGCTTGCCGACGAACCCACGGGCAACCTCGACACCCACCGCTCCCATGAGATCATGGAACTGCTCGCGGCGCTGAACCGCGACGACGGGATCACCGTCATCATGGTGACCCATGAAGAGGAGATGGCGGAATACGCCGACCGCATCGTCCTCTTCGTCGACGGTCGGGTGCAGAGCACCGATTATCGGCCGGCGGAACGGGAGGGCTAG
- a CDS encoding efflux RND transporter periplasmic adaptor subunit: MGRSTAEISETLQKARQRRHPLRIVIVLAILAAVGGWIWLGTSRSEDSLRYVTEPVRRGSFQVDVTATGTVQPTTKVTVSSELSGTLSSVEVDYNDRVSVGQVLARLDDTKLRAQVTNAEASLAAAKARLTQAEATAREAQSNYDTQRHLDQRGVTARTGLITFEAAHERAQAAVDLAAADLKLAEANLLLAQADLEDAAIVSPIDGIVLDRVAEVGLTVAASLSAPELFTLAEDLRQMEVQVDIDEADIGRVSEGNAATFTVDAYSGRRFEAQLAQLRYASEETDGVVTYKGVLTVDNEELLLRPGMTATATIVVAQVEDALVVSNSALRYVPPQQAPDGDGGGGSGLLGLLMPSRDGLGAGGPADASSVWVLRGGAATEIAVVTGESDGRSTEIRSGDLAEGDLVIIDQTEAP; encoded by the coding sequence ATGGGACGCAGCACCGCCGAGATTTCGGAAACGCTTCAAAAGGCAAGGCAGCGGCGTCACCCGCTCCGGATCGTGATCGTTCTGGCGATTCTGGCGGCAGTGGGCGGCTGGATCTGGCTGGGCACGTCGCGCTCCGAGGACAGCCTGCGCTATGTGACCGAACCGGTGCGGCGGGGCAGTTTCCAGGTCGACGTGACCGCGACCGGCACGGTGCAGCCGACCACCAAGGTGACGGTCTCCTCGGAACTCTCGGGCACCCTGTCCAGCGTCGAAGTGGACTACAATGACCGGGTGAGCGTCGGCCAGGTTCTGGCACGGCTCGACGACACCAAGCTGCGCGCGCAGGTGACCAATGCGGAGGCGTCGCTCGCGGCCGCGAAGGCACGCCTCACCCAGGCGGAGGCGACCGCCCGCGAAGCGCAGTCGAATTACGACACGCAGAGGCATCTGGACCAGCGCGGCGTCACCGCCCGCACCGGCCTGATCACCTTCGAGGCGGCCCATGAACGGGCCCAGGCCGCCGTCGATCTGGCGGCGGCGGATCTGAAGCTGGCGGAGGCCAATCTCCTGCTCGCGCAGGCGGATCTGGAGGATGCGGCGATCGTGTCGCCCATCGACGGCATCGTGCTCGACCGGGTGGCCGAGGTGGGGCTGACCGTCGCGGCGAGCCTCTCGGCGCCCGAGCTCTTCACGCTGGCCGAGGATCTGCGGCAGATGGAAGTGCAGGTGGATATCGACGAGGCCGATATCGGCCGCGTCTCCGAGGGCAATGCCGCCACGTTTACCGTCGACGCCTATTCGGGCCGCCGCTTCGAGGCGCAGCTCGCGCAGTTGCGCTACGCTTCGGAGGAAACCGATGGCGTGGTGACCTACAAGGGGGTGTTGACGGTGGACAACGAAGAGTTGCTGCTGCGTCCTGGGATGACCGCCACCGCGACCATTGTCGTGGCGCAGGTGGAGGACGCGCTGGTCGTGTCGAACTCGGCACTGCGCTATGTGCCGCCACAGCAGGCCCCCGACGGCGACGGCGGTGGCGGCAGCGGACTTCTGGGCCTCCTCATGCCGTCGCGTGACGGGCTGGGCGCCGGCGGTCCCGCCGATGCCTCGTCCGTCTGGGTGCTGCGCGGCGGCGCGGCCACCGAGATCGCCGTGGTGACCGGCGAGAGCGACGGCCGCAGCACCGAGATCCGCTCCGGCGACCTGGCCGAAGGGGACCTGGTGATCATCGACCAGACCGAGGCGCCGTGA
- a CDS encoding aminotransferase class I/II-fold pyridoxal phosphate-dependent enzyme, whose product MTEKQPIPEDEILTLLAERLQGQPLTALGDFMSRAILDKDLAAGTRLPTVRAIARQLGVSPASVSVIWTQLRERGLIQTNRRGGSFVASDRTSEFPNLDVWSTMDLAYGVPDSALQPSLAPAFAAVLEQRPRSRRNTSRKGLSAPLRDAVERDWPFPAEAFVAVGGHNEGTMLAVEAAAPRNSLVVIEEPTSPRILSILGILGLRSLPVRCDGEGPLPAALSAALAQHPAAVILQPRAQIPTGRSIPADRLRELAEVLARAEHPVVVVEDDHMGPVATSPDLSVGAFYSGEILHVRGYCKSYGVDLRTCVIGGSQRLIDRVQALRVHGISATSEILQNALAWLIRDPATGRVIETARRRYEARRLSLAQELARRGLEATGQDGMLLCLKVRDEASAVLSLAQNGLVVGFGSKCFSGHGAQSGFVRLATSLLPDSRAQIVQLADIMASALEREGVPEPD is encoded by the coding sequence GTGACCGAGAAACAGCCGATCCCCGAGGACGAGATCCTCACCCTTCTGGCCGAACGGCTCCAGGGGCAGCCGCTCACGGCCCTGGGTGATTTCATGAGCCGCGCAATTCTCGACAAGGATCTCGCCGCCGGAACGCGGCTGCCGACGGTGCGCGCGATCGCCCGGCAACTCGGGGTGAGTCCCGCCTCTGTGTCGGTGATCTGGACCCAGCTCCGCGAGCGCGGCCTGATCCAGACCAACCGGCGCGGCGGCAGCTTCGTCGCCTCCGACCGGACGTCCGAATTCCCGAACCTGGATGTCTGGTCCACGATGGATCTGGCCTATGGCGTGCCGGATAGCGCCCTGCAACCCTCGCTCGCCCCGGCCTTTGCTGCGGTGTTGGAACAGCGCCCCCGCAGCCGGCGCAACACCTCGCGAAAAGGCCTGAGCGCCCCGCTCCGCGACGCGGTGGAGCGCGACTGGCCCTTTCCCGCGGAGGCCTTTGTCGCGGTCGGCGGCCATAACGAAGGCACCATGCTGGCGGTCGAGGCGGCCGCGCCGCGCAATTCTCTGGTGGTGATCGAGGAGCCCACCAGCCCCCGTATCCTCAGCATTCTCGGCATTCTCGGATTGCGCTCGCTCCCGGTGCGCTGCGACGGCGAGGGCCCCCTTCCGGCCGCCCTTTCCGCCGCGCTGGCGCAGCACCCCGCGGCGGTGATCCTCCAGCCGCGCGCGCAGATCCCGACCGGCCGCTCCATCCCCGCCGATCGGCTGAGGGAACTCGCGGAGGTTCTCGCCAGGGCGGAACATCCGGTCGTCGTCGTCGAGGACGATCACATGGGACCTGTCGCCACCTCCCCCGACCTCAGTGTCGGCGCGTTTTATTCCGGTGAGATCCTGCATGTGCGGGGCTATTGCAAATCCTACGGGGTCGACCTCCGGACCTGCGTGATCGGCGGCAGCCAGAGGCTGATCGACCGCGTGCAGGCGTTGCGCGTGCATGGCATCTCCGCCACGAGCGAGATCCTCCAGAACGCGCTCGCCTGGCTGATCCGCGACCCGGCGACGGGCAGGGTGATCGAGACGGCCCGGCGGCGCTACGAGGCGCGGCGGCTTTCGCTGGCGCAGGAACTTGCCCGGCGCGGGCTCGAGGCGACGGGACAGGACGGAATGCTGCTTTGCCTGAAAGTCCGGGACGAAGCCTCCGCCGTCCTGTCTCTGGCCCAGAACGGCCTTGTCGTCGGCTTCGGAAGCAAGTGTTTCAGCGGCCACGGCGCACAGTCGGGTTTCGTGCGCCTCGCCACCAGCCTGTTGCCCGACAGCCGGGCGCAGATCGTGCAACTGGCGGACATCATGGCCTCGGCGCTGGAACGGGAAGGCGTGCCGGAGCCGGATTGA
- a CDS encoding ABC transporter permease produces the protein MPLSQTAGRIGLYPRLYWIGVGLLAVVTLAPIAAILAGSLLVPDPVTGRESVSLAAWAGAAEHPGLLRAIGNTVLLALTGQVIALPLSVLLAWLLGRTDIPGARWLELGFWISFFLPVLAVLQGWLLLIDPHYGLINQILAMLFGQSAPQLNAYSWWGIVFAHLVTNTISAKVMLLTPVYQGLDSRLEEAAQLAGDSPLRTLWRITLPLTLPIVFAAGMIGLIRTLESFEIELILGIPQGITVYSTMIYDIIGRDPPDFATANVLGVVIILFLTLLATLPSVVSGGDRGLSQGHFVTLSSASRQAPVKLGAWRWPAFALVAVVVAMLTVVPVGLLITSSVMKLFGFFSLPDPWTFAHWHKVLGDNVFLSSLGNTLQLALMASAMGVALGTAVAYGIVRAPGPARRVLAFLSWLPSTMPGILFSLAVLWIILSSDALIAIYGSTFSLACAVALGGLTFSVQILKSSFGQIGLDMEEAAWLSGASRLRAILTVVAPLAMRSIAVVAVVAFVAATRSISNLALLVTSDNRPLALLQLEFMSQGLYELSAVVGVIVVAMAVVAALAIRALSTKRL, from the coding sequence TTGCCCCTCTCACAAACCGCAGGCCGCATTGGTCTTTACCCTCGACTTTACTGGATCGGCGTCGGCCTTCTGGCCGTGGTGACGCTGGCACCGATTGCGGCGATCCTCGCCGGCAGCCTGCTCGTACCCGACCCGGTCACGGGCCGCGAAAGCGTCAGCCTGGCGGCCTGGGCCGGTGCCGCGGAGCATCCCGGCCTGCTGCGCGCCATCGGCAACACCGTGCTTCTGGCGCTGACCGGACAGGTGATCGCCCTGCCGCTCAGCGTCCTGCTCGCCTGGCTTCTCGGGCGCACGGACATACCGGGCGCTCGCTGGCTCGAACTCGGCTTCTGGATCTCCTTCTTCCTGCCCGTCCTTGCCGTGCTTCAGGGCTGGCTGCTGCTGATTGACCCCCATTACGGCCTGATCAACCAGATCCTCGCCATGCTGTTCGGCCAATCGGCGCCGCAGCTCAATGCCTACAGCTGGTGGGGCATCGTCTTTGCCCATCTCGTCACCAACACGATTTCCGCCAAGGTCATGCTGCTCACCCCGGTCTATCAGGGTCTCGATTCCCGGCTCGAGGAGGCGGCGCAGCTTGCCGGAGACAGTCCGCTCAGGACCCTCTGGCGCATCACCCTGCCGCTGACCCTGCCGATCGTGTTCGCCGCCGGGATGATCGGCCTGATCCGGACACTCGAATCCTTCGAGATCGAGCTGATCCTGGGCATTCCGCAGGGGATCACCGTCTATTCCACGATGATCTACGACATCATCGGCAGGGATCCCCCCGATTTCGCGACGGCGAACGTGCTGGGCGTGGTGATCATCCTGTTCCTCACCCTGCTTGCCACGCTGCCCTCCGTCGTCTCCGGCGGGGACCGGGGCCTGTCGCAGGGTCATTTCGTCACCCTTTCCTCGGCCAGCCGTCAGGCGCCGGTGAAGCTCGGGGCATGGCGCTGGCCCGCCTTTGCGCTGGTCGCCGTGGTCGTGGCGATGCTGACGGTCGTGCCCGTCGGGCTGCTGATCACGAGCAGTGTGATGAAGCTCTTCGGCTTCTTTTCTCTGCCCGACCCATGGACCTTTGCTCACTGGCACAAGGTGCTGGGCGACAATGTCTTCCTCTCCTCGCTGGGCAATACGCTGCAACTGGCTCTGATGGCCTCGGCCATGGGCGTGGCGCTGGGAACGGCGGTTGCCTACGGCATCGTCCGCGCGCCCGGCCCCGCACGCAGGGTGCTGGCCTTCCTGTCGTGGCTGCCGTCCACCATGCCCGGCATCCTGTTCTCGCTGGCCGTACTGTGGATCATACTGTCCAGCGACGCGCTGATCGCAATCTACGGATCGACCTTCAGCCTGGCCTGCGCGGTGGCGCTTGGCGGCCTGACCTTCAGCGTCCAGATCCTGAAGAGCAGCTTCGGGCAGATCGGGCTCGACATGGAGGAGGCGGCCTGGCTTTCGGGGGCATCCCGTCTGCGGGCCATTCTCACGGTGGTCGCACCGCTCGCGATGCGCTCCATCGCCGTCGTCGCGGTCGTCGCCTTCGTCGCCGCCACCCGCAGCATCAGCAACCTTGCGCTGCTGGTCACCTCCGACAACCGCCCCCTCGCGCTGTTGCAGCTCGAGTTCATGAGCCAGGGGCTCTACGAGCTCTCGGCCGTCGTCGGGGTCATCGTCGTCGCCATGGCCGTCGTCGCGGCCCTGGCCATTCGCGCACTCAGCACCAAACGCCTATGA
- a CDS encoding acyl-CoA dehydrogenase family protein, with product MLDTRPPTAQDLLERLAEKARADFLPRALRDENSTHIQLDTLQDLHELGLLHVSASPENGGLGGSLLGRENPGLFVQALRRLARGDAAAAHCYQLHNHALWMLETMGTPRQIETILRPLTSRFGLLGFVGSEPGRASNKDPLQTRARKVEGGWRVNGVKSFVTNGTAADLILTSVAVETPAPGTSPADQHLSLMIDPSSEGVSIDNGWYRPNGMKTARSPLITLSEVFVPDSHLVGERPGVMPRGRWFAKFHLGFAANYIGSAEGLFAWYLDYTRARGRAGQPLVQLRTGEMRLALDAAIAHFEHAVALWQQGDTVEAELASMSAMSVVR from the coding sequence ATGCTCGACACCAGACCCCCGACTGCGCAGGACCTGCTGGAACGGCTGGCGGAAAAGGCGCGCGCCGATTTCCTGCCCCGCGCCCTGCGCGACGAGAACAGCACGCATATCCAGCTCGACACACTTCAGGACCTCCACGAACTCGGCCTCCTGCACGTCTCTGCGTCGCCGGAGAACGGCGGTCTGGGCGGCAGCCTTCTGGGCAGGGAGAATCCGGGGCTGTTCGTGCAGGCGCTGCGGCGGCTGGCCCGTGGCGATGCCGCCGCGGCCCATTGCTACCAGCTCCACAATCACGCGCTCTGGATGCTGGAGACGATGGGCACGCCGCGGCAGATCGAGACGATCCTGCGCCCGCTGACCTCGCGCTTCGGCCTCCTGGGCTTCGTCGGCAGCGAACCGGGACGCGCCTCGAACAAGGATCCGTTGCAGACCCGTGCGCGCAAGGTGGAGGGTGGCTGGCGCGTCAACGGGGTCAAGAGCTTCGTGACCAACGGCACCGCCGCCGACCTCATCCTCACCAGCGTCGCGGTCGAGACCCCCGCGCCCGGCACCTCGCCGGCCGATCAGCACCTCTCGCTGATGATCGACCCCTCCTCGGAGGGCGTGAGCATCGACAACGGCTGGTATCGTCCGAACGGCATGAAGACGGCGCGCAGTCCGCTGATCACCCTGTCGGAGGTTTTCGTTCCCGACAGCCATCTGGTCGGCGAGCGGCCGGGGGTGATGCCGCGCGGGCGCTGGTTCGCCAAGTTCCATCTCGGTTTCGCCGCCAATTACATCGGCTCGGCCGAAGGCCTGTTCGCCTGGTATCTCGACTACACGCGCGCCCGTGGCCGGGCGGGGCAGCCGCTGGTTCAACTGCGCACCGGAGAGATGCGGCTCGCCCTCGACGCCGCCATCGCCCATTTCGAACACGCGGTCGCGCTGTGGCAACAGGGCGATACGGTCGAGGCCGAGCTGGCGTCGATGAGCGCGATGTCCGTCGTCAGATAA
- a CDS encoding IS3 family transposase (programmed frameshift), translating into MRQKSVPKQSHGEKVVKDIRRATRKQYSAEEKIRIVLDGLKGEDSIAELCRREGIAQSLYYSWSKEFLEAGKKRLAGDTAREANSTEVKTLRRESRELKEVVAEQALELRLLKKKHSRGWGRRLMRYPASEKLEIIRLVEQSHLPTKRTLDKLGIPRATFYRWYDRYLSGGPEALEDRSSRPSRVWNRIPEPVRKKVVSLALEESELSPRELAVRFTDTEKYFVSESSVYRVLKEHDLITSPAYVVLSAADEFKDKTTRPNQLWQTDFTYLKVIGWGWFYLSTILDDYSRYIIAWKLCTTMKAGDVTDTLDLALQASGCDQATVVHKPRLLSDNGASYISVELAEWLEDQKMEHVRGAPYHPQTQGKIERWHQTLKNRILLENYYLPGELSSQIEAFVEHYNHRRYHESLHNLTPADVYFGRGQAILKQRERIKRKTIETRRLLHRNSAA; encoded by the exons ATGAGACAGAAATCCGTACCCAAACAGAGCCATGGCGAGAAGGTTGTCAAAGACATCCGGCGCGCAACCCGCAAACAGTATTCAGCGGAAGAGAAGATCAGGATCGTGTTGGATGGCCTGAAAGGTGAGGACAGCATTGCTGAGCTGTGTCGCCGGGAAGGTATCGCTCAGAGCCTGTATTACAGCTGGTCGAAGGAATTCCTCGAGGCCGGCAAGAAGCGTCTCGCCGGCGACACGGCGCGAGAGGCAAACTCGACCGAAGTCAAAACCCTGCGTCGTGAATCCCGCGAACTCAAAGAAGTTGTTGCCGAGCAGGCGCTCGAGCTTCGCCTGCTCA AAAAAAAGCATTCTCGGGGATGGGGGCGACGACTCATGAGATACCCTGCATCCGAGAAGCTGGAGATCATTCGTTTGGTCGAGCAGTCGCACTTGCCGACGAAGCGAACCTTGGACAAGCTGGGCATCCCCAGGGCTACCTTCTACCGCTGGTATGATCGGTATCTATCGGGCGGCCCCGAAGCGCTGGAAGATCGCAGTTCGAGACCGTCACGGGTCTGGAACCGTATTCCCGAGCCTGTTCGCAAGAAGGTCGTTAGCTTGGCGCTGGAGGAAAGCGAACTGTCGCCGCGGGAACTGGCCGTGCGCTTCACGGACACGGAAAAATATTTTGTATCAGAGTCTTCCGTGTATCGCGTCCTCAAGGAGCACGACCTGATCACAAGCCCGGCTTACGTGGTTTTATCCGCCGCCGATGAGTTCAAGGACAAGACGACGAGACCCAACCAGCTTTGGCAGACCGACTTCACCTATCTGAAGGTCATCGGTTGGGGCTGGTTCTACCTGTCGACCATCCTGGATGATTACAGTCGCTATATCATCGCCTGGAAACTCTGCACCACGATGAAGGCGGGGGATGTGACCGACACGCTGGATCTGGCGTTGCAGGCCTCCGGCTGCGATCAGGCAACCGTCGTTCACAAACCGCGGCTCCTCAGTGACAACGGAGCCAGTTACATCTCGGTTGAACTGGCTGAGTGGCTGGAAGATCAAAAAATGGAGCATGTTCGCGGTGCCCCATATCACCCGCAAACCCAAGGTAAGATCGAGCGGTGGCACCAGACCCTGAAAAACCGGATCCTGCTGGAGAACTATTACCTGCCCGGCGAACTCAGCAGCCAAATTGAGGCCTTCGTCGAGCATTACAACCACCGGCGCTATCATGAGAGCCTGCATAACCTCACGCCCGCCGATGTCTACTTCGGTCGCGGACAAGCCATTCTAAAACAACGAGAGAGGATCAAACGAAAAACCATCGAAACGCGACGTTTGCTTCACCGCAATTCCGCCGCATAA